A region of Myxococcus stipitatus DSM 14675 DNA encodes the following proteins:
- a CDS encoding helix-turn-helix domain-containing protein yields the protein MRSREGEALVGPGALLLGNRGAPYEYRHVDDGGDRSVVFECSEVLLEDALRASGGRVRGASPFERVCVPASAGSAQAVMLAQRALAHGDEDAQGEAVLAVLDAALTLGRGGGGAMAVASDAQARRVSRVLRYLEAHVAEDCSLEALAQVAGLTTFHFLRVFRAMTGQTPRQYVIAARLRLAAASLRMTRARITDIALEVGFGDLSHFTTSFTRTFGVSPRAYRSRAGS from the coding sequence GTGCGTTCGCGCGAGGGCGAGGCGCTGGTGGGGCCCGGGGCCTTGCTCTTGGGCAACCGGGGCGCGCCGTACGAGTACCGGCACGTCGATGACGGTGGGGACCGCTCCGTGGTCTTCGAATGTTCGGAGGTGCTGCTGGAGGACGCGCTGCGCGCATCGGGAGGCCGCGTGCGAGGCGCCAGTCCCTTCGAGCGGGTCTGCGTTCCCGCGTCGGCTGGGTCGGCGCAAGCCGTCATGCTGGCTCAGCGGGCCTTGGCGCATGGTGACGAAGACGCCCAAGGGGAGGCCGTGCTCGCGGTGCTGGACGCGGCCCTGACGCTGGGGCGAGGTGGGGGAGGGGCGATGGCGGTGGCGTCGGATGCTCAGGCGAGGCGGGTCTCTCGAGTGCTGCGGTACCTCGAGGCCCATGTGGCGGAGGATTGTTCCTTGGAGGCCCTGGCCCAGGTCGCGGGGCTGACGACCTTTCATTTCCTGCGCGTGTTCAGGGCGATGACCGGGCAGACGCCGAGGCAGTACGTCATCGCCGCGAGGCTGCGCCTGGCCGCGGCCTCGCTTCGCATGACCCGCGCGCGCATCACGGACATCGCCCTGGAGGTGGGCTTCGGCGACCTGTCCCACTTCACGACGAGCTTCACGCGGACGTTTGGTGTTTCTCCCCGCGCCTATCGCTCGCGCGCGGGAAGCTGA
- a CDS encoding AraC family transcriptional regulator, protein MMDLTPPVDPLGEALHFLRMSGMFYCRSELTEPWGIELPAMKGSVMFHVIVTGQCWLATEGAEDQLLQPGTFALVPHGEGHRLTHERGGATRRLEELPEELMSERYSVLRHGGGGAPTTLICGAVWLDHPAARHLVSMLPRLIRVDPSDSPRTDWLQSTLRFMAAEAKELRPGGETVITRLADVLVVQALREWIAQDSSARTGWLGALQDPEVGRALALIHREPTQPWTVASLASRVAMSRSAFSARFTKLVGEPPMHYLARWRMYVAHDSLKDERPGLGELAARMGYQSEAAFSRAFKRFMGVSPGAVRKSGPVSPLSRA, encoded by the coding sequence ATGATGGACTTGACGCCTCCGGTGGATCCCCTGGGCGAGGCCCTGCACTTCTTGCGGATGAGCGGGATGTTCTATTGCCGCTCGGAGCTGACCGAGCCGTGGGGCATCGAGCTTCCGGCGATGAAGGGCAGCGTGATGTTCCACGTCATCGTGACGGGCCAGTGCTGGCTCGCGACGGAGGGCGCGGAGGACCAGCTGCTCCAGCCGGGGACCTTCGCCCTGGTCCCCCATGGGGAGGGGCATCGCTTGACGCATGAGCGCGGCGGGGCGACCCGGCGGCTCGAGGAGTTGCCCGAGGAGCTCATGAGCGAGCGCTACTCCGTGCTGAGGCATGGGGGCGGCGGTGCGCCCACCACGCTCATCTGCGGGGCGGTCTGGCTGGACCATCCCGCGGCGCGGCACCTGGTCTCGATGTTGCCGCGCCTCATTCGCGTGGACCCGTCGGATTCGCCGCGCACGGATTGGCTCCAGAGCACGCTGCGCTTCATGGCCGCCGAAGCGAAGGAGCTTCGACCCGGAGGGGAGACGGTCATCACCCGGCTCGCGGATGTGCTGGTGGTGCAGGCTCTGCGCGAGTGGATCGCACAGGACTCGAGCGCGCGGACGGGGTGGCTGGGCGCGCTCCAGGACCCGGAGGTGGGGCGGGCGCTCGCGCTCATCCATCGCGAGCCGACCCAGCCCTGGACGGTGGCCTCGCTGGCCTCGCGCGTCGCCATGTCGCGCTCGGCGTTCTCCGCGCGCTTCACGAAGCTGGTGGGCGAGCCGCCCATGCACTACCTGGCGCGATGGAGGATGTATGTCGCGCACGACTCGCTGAAGGACGAGCGCCCTGGATTGGGAGAGCTCGCCGCCAGGATGGGCTACCAGTCCGAGGCGGCCTTCAGCCGCGCCTTCAAGCGCTTCATGGGCGTGTCGCCAGGCGCGGTCCGCAAGAGTGGCCCGGTGTCGCCACTCTCGCGGGCCTGA
- a CDS encoding Xaa-Pro aminopeptidase: protein MGLFILSCGAHSGPGTVSVPKPHAACTPELYGAGLFTTGAWDFFMAFSPDQQRILFGRADDAFERYTLLETRRTREGHWSAPQRPRFATDWSNADPHVSPDGRTVYFISNRPQPGEPGPRASYDIWTASLGVDGEWGDAQRLPAPVNDPSRDEWSPAIAANGNLYFGGEREGTLGGSDLWVSRWVDGAYQPPENLGAAINSTVHELEPWIAPDESYLIFSALRRQEGLGGYDLFISRKVDGAWEPAKRLCEGINTRASEYNHSVSPDGTWLYFSSTRAFTGAVGERFDVPRDDRNLQGLGNGTGDMYRIPLIELGL, encoded by the coding sequence ATGGGTCTCTTCATCCTGAGCTGTGGTGCACATTCGGGACCAGGAACAGTCTCCGTCCCCAAGCCGCACGCGGCCTGCACACCGGAGCTGTATGGCGCGGGGCTCTTCACGACCGGAGCCTGGGACTTCTTCATGGCCTTCTCTCCGGACCAGCAGCGCATCCTCTTCGGCCGGGCCGACGACGCATTCGAGCGGTACACGCTGCTCGAGACACGCCGGACGCGAGAGGGACACTGGTCTGCGCCCCAGCGCCCTCGCTTCGCCACCGACTGGAGCAACGCGGATCCTCACGTGTCCCCGGATGGGCGCACGGTGTACTTCATCTCCAACCGGCCACAGCCGGGTGAGCCCGGGCCTCGCGCCTCGTATGACATCTGGACCGCGTCCCTGGGCGTGGATGGCGAATGGGGGGACGCGCAGCGACTCCCCGCGCCCGTCAATGACCCGAGCCGCGACGAGTGGTCTCCCGCCATCGCCGCGAACGGCAACCTCTACTTTGGAGGCGAGCGCGAAGGGACACTGGGAGGCAGCGACCTCTGGGTCTCCCGCTGGGTTGACGGTGCCTACCAGCCTCCGGAGAACCTGGGCGCGGCCATCAACTCCACCGTCCACGAGCTCGAACCGTGGATTGCGCCTGACGAGAGCTATCTCATCTTCAGCGCCCTGCGTCGGCAGGAGGGGCTCGGTGGCTATGACCTGTTCATCAGCCGCAAGGTGGACGGCGCCTGGGAACCCGCGAAGCGGCTCTGCGAGGGCATCAACACCCGCGCCAGCGAGTACAACCACAGCGTGTCCCCCGACGGGACGTGGCTCTACTTCAGCAGCACGCGGGCCTTCACCGGAGCGGTGGGCGAGCGCTTCGATGTGCCTCGGGATGACCGAAACCTCCAAGGCCTCGGCAACGGCACCGGCGACATGTACCGCATCCCCCTGATCGAGCTTGGTCTGTGA